Proteins encoded within one genomic window of Spiroplasma sabaudiense Ar-1343:
- the pyrH gene encoding UMP kinase: protein MSLKYKRVLLKISGEALKGQDIYDQEKVQDVARQIITLVREGLQIGVVVGGGNIWRGNLSSNLGMDRINGDYMGMMATIMNGLALEATIKSLGYEKVRVYSALEIKTVTTPYNYREARDKLNNGYILIFTGGTGFSYFTTDTGASIRAIEIKADALLMAKNGVKGVYDDDPRTNPKANFLKTLTHREVAEKKLRVMDLTSATLSADAKLKIEVFDMNGENNIIKMAHGDLDSTTIQ from the coding sequence ATGAGTTTAAAATACAAGAGAGTTCTGCTAAAAATTAGTGGTGAAGCACTAAAGGGTCAAGATATTTATGACCAAGAAAAAGTACAAGATGTAGCAAGACAAATTATTACTTTGGTTCGCGAAGGACTACAAATTGGAGTAGTAGTTGGAGGCGGAAATATTTGAAGGGGTAATTTATCAAGTAATTTAGGAATGGATCGTATAAACGGAGATTATATGGGAATGATGGCCACAATCATGAATGGTTTGGCGTTAGAAGCTACAATCAAAAGTCTTGGTTATGAAAAAGTTAGAGTTTATTCGGCACTGGAAATCAAGACCGTCACAACCCCTTATAATTATCGTGAAGCTCGCGACAAATTAAACAATGGCTATATTTTAATATTTACTGGTGGAACAGGATTTAGTTACTTTACAACAGATACTGGAGCTAGCATTAGAGCAATTGAAATCAAAGCCGATGCCCTGTTAATGGCTAAAAATGGTGTAAAAGGGGTTTATGATGATGACCCAAGAACTAATCCAAAAGCCAATTTTTTAAAAACACTAACTCATCGAGAAGTTGCTGAAAAAAAACTTCGAGTTATGGATTTAACTTCAGCAACTCTATCAGCTGATGCAAAACTAAAAATAGAAGTATTTGATATGAATGGTGAAAACAATATCATCAAAATGGCACATGGGGATTTAGACTCAACAACCATTCAATAA
- the frr gene encoding ribosome recycling factor encodes MNQIILENTKEAMTKIVDAYNEYIKKIRTGRANASMLSSVMVDSYGTPTPINQTAQISAPEPQQLVIKPFDRSQISNIVAGINKANLGLNPLSEADLIRINIPALTEEIRKDLVKKLKSELEAFKIRVRNERRDAMDKAKKSKEISEDLVKDLETKIQKLTDETITKLDNATKIKEEDIMKI; translated from the coding sequence ATGAACCAAATTATTTTAGAAAACACTAAAGAAGCAATGACAAAAATTGTTGATGCTTACAATGAATATATCAAAAAAATTCGCACAGGTAGAGCCAATGCATCGATGTTATCATCGGTAATGGTTGATTCATATGGGACCCCAACCCCAATTAACCAAACTGCCCAAATTTCAGCCCCTGAACCACAGCAATTAGTGATAAAGCCATTTGATCGCTCACAAATTAGCAATATTGTTGCTGGTATTAATAAGGCTAACCTTGGGTTGAACCCATTAAGCGAAGCTGATTTAATTAGAATTAATATTCCAGCTTTAACCGAAGAGATTCGCAAGGATTTAGTTAAAAAACTAAAATCTGAATTGGAAGCTTTCAAAATTAGAGTCCGCAATGAGCGTCGCGATGCAATGGATAAGGCAAAAAAGTCAAAAGAAATTTCAGAAGATTTAGTTAAAGACTTGGAAACTAAAATTCAAAAATTGACTGATGAGACAATCACTAAATTAGATAATGCTACCAAAATCAAAGAAGAAGATATAATGAAAATTTAA